In Streptomyces sp. DG2A-72, one genomic interval encodes:
- a CDS encoding SPW repeat protein, protein MANVSPTRGDITSHPDATEMRDRYARMLGGRDVALVDGPVFLLGLYCAVSPWIVHYTNSQPDLVPHNLVIGIAIGLLALGFTRAPERMYGLSWAFCALGVWMIISPWVVGDSPDAGVVWNNIIIGALAVILGLICAGTAARSAPRP, encoded by the coding sequence ATGGCCAACGTCTCGCCCACCAGAGGTGACATAACCAGCCACCCTGATGCAACCGAAATGCGGGATCGCTACGCCCGCATGCTCGGCGGTCGCGATGTGGCGCTCGTGGACGGACCGGTGTTCCTGCTCGGTCTGTACTGCGCTGTATCCCCCTGGATAGTCCACTACACGAACAGCCAGCCCGATCTCGTGCCCCACAACCTCGTCATCGGCATCGCGATCGGCCTGCTGGCTCTCGGATTCACCCGCGCTCCGGAACGCATGTACGGCCTGAGCTGGGCCTTCTGCGCGCTCGGCGTGTGGATGATCATCTCGCCGTGGGTCGTCGGCGACAGCCCCGATGCCGGCGTCGTGTGGAACAACATCATCATCGGCGCCCTGGCCGTGATCCTCGGGCTGATATGCGCCGGTACGGCGGCGAGGAGCGCCCCGAGGCCATAG
- a CDS encoding metalloregulator ArsR/SmtB family transcription factor, whose product MDRVFKALADDTRRRLLDRLHEDNGLTLGELCERIDMRRQSVTQHLAVLEAANLIGTVRRGREKLHYLNPVPLHEIQERWIDKFERPRLRALGALKRRAEEAMADKPSYVYVIYIESTPEKVWDALTDADLTGAYWGHRNESDWQPGSRWAHVRTDGSGIADVVGKVVESDRPRRLITSWGDPEKEGQEDTHSRVTFDIQPHADIVKLTVTHEDLADEGELADVSSGWPAVLSNLKSLLETGSPLPQEPWSVPGH is encoded by the coding sequence ATGGACCGGGTCTTCAAGGCGCTGGCCGATGACACGCGCAGGCGGCTGCTGGACCGGCTGCACGAGGACAACGGGCTCACGCTCGGCGAGCTGTGCGAGCGCATCGACATGAGGCGCCAGTCGGTGACTCAGCATCTGGCCGTCCTGGAGGCCGCGAACCTGATCGGCACGGTGCGACGGGGGCGGGAGAAGCTGCACTACCTCAACCCGGTCCCGCTCCATGAGATCCAGGAGCGGTGGATCGACAAATTCGAGCGCCCGCGCCTGCGTGCGCTCGGCGCCCTGAAGCGACGAGCCGAGGAAGCCATGGCCGACAAGCCGAGCTATGTGTACGTCATCTACATCGAAAGCACGCCCGAGAAGGTCTGGGACGCCCTCACCGACGCCGACCTGACCGGCGCCTACTGGGGCCACCGCAACGAGTCCGACTGGCAGCCCGGCTCCCGCTGGGCCCATGTCCGCACGGATGGCTCGGGCATCGCCGACGTCGTCGGCAAGGTCGTCGAGAGCGACCGCCCGCGCCGCCTGATCACCAGCTGGGGCGATCCCGAGAAGGAGGGGCAGGAGGACACCCACTCCCGGGTCACCTTCGACATCCAGCCGCACGCCGACATCGTCAAGCTCACCGTCACCCACGAGGACCTCGCCGACGAGGGCGAGCTGGCCGACGTCTCCTCCGGCTGGCCGGCGGTGCTGTCCAACCTCAAGTCGCTCCTGGAGACCGGCAGCCCGCTGCCGCAGGAGCCCTGGTCGGTGCCCGGCCACTGA
- a CDS encoding GlsB/YeaQ/YmgE family stress response membrane protein, with product MEISGIISAIVIGIIIGVLGRLVVPGRQRMGILWTILVGIAAALLGSAIANAFDVADTDGVDWIEWLIQIGLAAVGVAAMDRTKVRR from the coding sequence ATGGAGATCTCGGGCATCATCAGTGCCATTGTCATCGGCATCATCATTGGTGTCCTGGGGCGGCTGGTCGTCCCGGGTCGCCAGCGCATGGGAATCCTGTGGACGATCCTCGTCGGCATCGCGGCCGCACTGCTCGGTTCGGCGATCGCGAACGCGTTCGACGTGGCCGACACGGACGGCGTCGACTGGATCGAGTGGCTCATCCAGATCGGCCTGGCAGCGGTCGGCGTGGCCGCGATGGACCGGACGAAGGTCCGCCGCTGA
- a CDS encoding NAD-dependent epimerase/dehydratase family protein has protein sequence MSGTQEPRALHTVLGSGPAGTAVARELVRRGHSVRLVDRKGDGPAIEGVERYAADVGTAEGAREAMAGAAVVYHCVNVGYHLQVEVMPRVQDAVLGAVEASGARLVVLDTLYPYGETGGAVMTEATPWKATTRKGRMRAELDEKYLAAHREGRARVVLGRSADFVGPGVISSTLGGAVFPAALTGGEVPGLGDIDLPHSYTSIADVAAGLATLGERPEGDGRVWHLPTAPAVSTREILTMIEQRVGRPLNIVTVDEPRPFGPFDEEFMAEYAEMFYQHTEPQIMDSSAFEQAFGAAPAPIEETVDATVTWYREWLASL, from the coding sequence ATGTCTGGCACTCAGGAGCCCCGCGCCCTGCACACCGTCCTCGGCTCCGGCCCTGCCGGAACCGCGGTCGCCCGCGAACTGGTACGCCGCGGCCACTCCGTGCGTCTCGTCGACCGCAAGGGCGACGGACCCGCGATCGAGGGAGTCGAGCGATACGCCGCCGACGTCGGCACGGCCGAGGGTGCGCGCGAGGCCATGGCCGGTGCCGCCGTCGTGTACCACTGCGTCAACGTCGGCTATCACCTCCAGGTCGAGGTGATGCCCCGCGTCCAGGACGCCGTCCTCGGTGCCGTGGAAGCCTCCGGTGCGCGGCTGGTCGTACTCGACACGCTGTATCCGTACGGCGAGACCGGGGGAGCGGTGATGACCGAGGCCACCCCGTGGAAGGCGACGACCCGTAAGGGCCGGATGCGTGCCGAACTCGACGAGAAGTACCTCGCCGCGCACCGCGAGGGCCGGGCCAGGGTCGTCCTCGGGCGATCCGCCGACTTCGTCGGACCCGGTGTGATCAGCTCCACCCTCGGCGGAGCGGTGTTCCCCGCGGCGCTCACCGGCGGTGAGGTCCCCGGGCTCGGAGACATCGACCTGCCGCACAGTTACACGAGCATCGCCGATGTGGCCGCGGGCCTCGCGACCCTCGGCGAGCGCCCCGAGGGCGACGGCCGTGTCTGGCACCTGCCGACGGCGCCGGCGGTCAGCACCCGCGAGATCCTCACCATGATCGAGCAGCGGGTGGGCCGCCCGCTGAACATCGTGACGGTCGACGAGCCCCGCCCCTTCGGCCCGTTCGACGAGGAGTTCATGGCCGAGTACGCGGAGATGTTCTACCAGCACACCGAGCCCCAGATCATGGACTCCTCCGCCTTCGAGCAGGCCTTCGGTGCGGCTCCGGCACCGATCGAGGAGACGGTGGACGCCACGGTGACCTGGTACCGGGAGTGGCTCGCGAGCCTGTGA
- a CDS encoding TetR/AcrR family transcriptional regulator → MAGSTQSPRARYREQTRAEIKEIALRQLAEGGTGAVALTRIAKEVGLSGPALYRYFDSRDALLTDLIRDAYTDLAAAVTQAADALPATTSPRERLRALATACRNWAVAQPHRYLLIQGTPVPGYTAPPETVDSARAVLGPFLPAFEGAEPSSAVRPVVTQMKAWADTDTPVSEWVRLNAPAVDQGTALAGAVLAWSHMHGVVGLEVSGQFDGMGHDGGTLLTAQMDSLADTFGLT, encoded by the coding sequence GTGGCCGGGAGCACACAGAGCCCGAGGGCGCGTTATCGCGAGCAGACGCGGGCGGAGATCAAGGAGATCGCGCTCCGGCAGCTGGCCGAGGGCGGCACGGGGGCCGTGGCGCTGACGCGGATCGCCAAGGAGGTGGGGCTGTCGGGACCTGCCCTCTACCGCTACTTCGACAGCCGGGACGCGCTGCTCACCGACCTGATCCGGGACGCGTACACCGATCTGGCCGCCGCCGTCACCCAGGCCGCGGACGCACTGCCCGCGACCACCTCACCGCGGGAGCGGCTACGGGCCCTGGCGACGGCGTGCCGGAACTGGGCGGTCGCGCAGCCGCACCGCTATCTGCTGATCCAGGGCACGCCCGTCCCCGGGTACACCGCGCCCCCGGAGACGGTCGACAGCGCGCGGGCGGTGCTCGGGCCGTTCCTGCCCGCCTTCGAAGGGGCCGAGCCGTCGTCGGCCGTACGACCCGTGGTGACGCAGATGAAAGCCTGGGCCGACACGGACACACCGGTATCGGAATGGGTACGCCTGAATGCGCCCGCCGTCGACCAGGGGACCGCCCTGGCCGGTGCCGTGCTCGCCTGGTCGCACATGCACGGGGTGGTCGGCCTCGAGGTGTCAGGTCAGTTCGACGGCATGGGTCATGACGGAGGCACCCTGCTCACGGCCCAAATGGACTCGCTGGCGGACACGTTCGGCCTGACCTGA
- a CDS encoding GNAT family N-acetyltransferase: protein MDHVGVLALFDRDMREGARPDTPDARVERAGRVVRQVSSPQGWNGVVWSDLDEASADAAIAEQVAYFSGLGREFEWKLYGHDLPVDLGQRLRDAGFTAQPEETLMIGEVADLTLDAEPPEGIRILPVTDRVGVDLVADVHEKAFGTDGSRMRHQLLARLTDDPDSIVAVVALAGDTPVSAARMEMVPGTRFAGLWGGGTVEEWRGRGIYRALVAHRARAAVDRGYRYLQVDAMSQSRPILERLGFQPLSTTTPYVYVP, encoded by the coding sequence ATGGATCATGTCGGTGTGCTCGCCCTGTTCGACCGGGACATGCGTGAGGGTGCCCGGCCGGACACTCCCGACGCCCGGGTCGAGCGCGCCGGACGCGTGGTGCGCCAGGTGTCCTCGCCGCAGGGCTGGAACGGCGTCGTGTGGTCCGACCTGGACGAGGCGAGCGCGGACGCGGCGATCGCCGAGCAGGTCGCCTACTTCTCCGGCCTCGGCCGCGAGTTCGAGTGGAAGCTCTACGGCCACGACCTGCCCGTCGACCTGGGGCAGCGGCTCAGAGACGCCGGGTTCACGGCTCAGCCGGAGGAGACCCTGATGATCGGCGAGGTCGCCGATCTGACCCTCGACGCCGAGCCGCCCGAGGGCATCCGCATCCTTCCCGTGACCGACCGGGTCGGCGTCGACCTCGTGGCGGACGTGCATGAGAAGGCCTTCGGCACGGACGGCTCCCGGATGCGGCACCAGTTGCTCGCCCGGCTCACGGACGACCCCGACTCGATCGTCGCCGTCGTCGCCCTCGCCGGTGACACGCCGGTGAGCGCGGCCCGGATGGAGATGGTGCCCGGCACTCGGTTCGCGGGGCTGTGGGGCGGCGGCACCGTCGAGGAGTGGCGCGGCCGTGGCATCTACCGTGCACTCGTCGCCCACCGGGCGCGGGCCGCCGTGGACCGTGGCTACCGGTATCTCCAGGTCGACGCCATGAGTCAGAGCCGCCCGATCCTCGAACGTCTGGGCTTCCAGCCGCTGAGCACCACGACGCCGTACGTCTACGTGCCGTAG
- a CDS encoding MerR family transcriptional regulator has product MRIGELSRRTGVPTRLLRYYEEQDLLHPERTENGYRDYGEPAVQDVQQIRGLLDSGLTTEMIRAILPYLSGPDEILLPSACLTAETAALLRGHIDRIQARIDCLARNRDRLSAYLDAVSGMSAVSEP; this is encoded by the coding sequence ATGAGGATCGGCGAGTTGTCCCGCCGCACAGGCGTCCCCACGCGACTGCTGCGGTACTACGAGGAGCAGGACCTTCTGCACCCCGAGCGCACCGAGAACGGCTACCGCGACTACGGCGAACCGGCCGTCCAGGACGTACAGCAGATCCGCGGGCTGCTGGACTCGGGCCTGACCACGGAGATGATCCGCGCGATCCTGCCGTACCTCTCCGGACCCGACGAGATCCTGCTGCCCTCCGCCTGTCTCACCGCCGAGACCGCCGCGCTGCTGCGCGGCCACATCGACCGCATCCAGGCCCGGATCGACTGCCTGGCCCGCAACCGGGACCGGTTGAGCGCGTATCTGGACGCGGTGAGCGGGATGTCCGCCGTATCGGAGCCGTAA
- a CDS encoding MFS transporter codes for MSTASLVKGTVVPAPLPWSGLLALSTAAFTAVMTELLPAGLLPRMAPALGVTEAHVGYLVTAYALASFAAAIPLTTLLRGLPRRPVLMGALLGFACGNAVVALSSSYALTFAARLVAGAMGGTLWAMLVGYASRMVPAERRGRAIAIVLAGITLALSLGVPAGTAVAEALGWRTAFGALAGIALLLAGWVRWRVPGFPGEAPGARLPLGRVAVLPGIPAILTVTLCLLLGHQVMYTYVGPFAAYAGFGRTGLVLLVFGAATVAGIWVTGLLVDRRLRPTLLGALALCAAVMPVLGLAAGAPVVLLVSVALWGAAFGGAPTLIQTALVDASGPARADVATALQTTVYNAGIAAGSLTGGVVLENAGARSLPWTALPLMLAALATVALGRRHAFPAARRRP; via the coding sequence ATGTCCACCGCATCCCTGGTCAAGGGCACAGTCGTGCCCGCGCCCCTGCCATGGTCCGGGCTGCTCGCCCTGTCCACGGCCGCCTTCACCGCCGTCATGACCGAACTGCTCCCGGCGGGACTCCTCCCCCGTATGGCACCGGCGCTGGGAGTCACCGAGGCACACGTCGGATACCTCGTCACCGCCTACGCGCTCGCCTCCTTCGCCGCCGCGATCCCGCTCACCACGCTGCTGCGCGGGCTGCCACGCCGGCCGGTGCTCATGGGCGCGCTCCTCGGCTTCGCGTGCGGCAACGCGGTGGTGGCGCTGTCGTCGTCGTACGCCCTCACATTCGCGGCACGGCTCGTGGCCGGGGCGATGGGCGGCACCCTGTGGGCGATGCTCGTCGGGTACGCGTCCCGGATGGTGCCGGCCGAGCGGCGTGGGCGGGCGATCGCGATCGTGCTCGCCGGGATCACGCTCGCGCTGTCGCTCGGCGTGCCCGCCGGGACGGCGGTGGCCGAGGCGCTCGGCTGGCGCACGGCGTTCGGAGCACTGGCCGGGATCGCGCTGTTGCTGGCGGGATGGGTGCGGTGGCGGGTGCCCGGCTTCCCGGGTGAGGCGCCGGGCGCCCGGCTGCCTCTCGGGCGAGTTGCTGTGCTGCCGGGGATTCCGGCGATCTTGACCGTGACGTTGTGCCTGCTGCTGGGGCACCAGGTGATGTACACATACGTCGGCCCGTTCGCGGCGTACGCCGGGTTCGGCCGGACCGGGCTGGTGCTGCTGGTGTTCGGGGCGGCCACGGTCGCCGGGATCTGGGTCACCGGGCTGCTCGTCGACCGGCGTCTGCGGCCCACGCTGCTGGGCGCGCTCGCCCTGTGTGCGGCGGTGATGCCGGTGCTGGGCCTGGCGGCCGGTGCCCCTGTGGTGCTGCTGGTCTCCGTCGCCTTGTGGGGTGCCGCGTTCGGCGGGGCGCCGACGCTGATCCAGACCGCGCTGGTCGACGCCTCGGGTCCGGCCCGGGCTGATGTAGCCACCGCACTGCAGACGACGGTCTACAACGCGGGCATCGCGGCGGGTTCGCTCACCGGCGGTGTCGTCCTGGAGAACGCGGGCGCCCGGTCCCTGCCCTGGACCGCGCTGCCGCTGATGCTGGCCGCCCTCGCCACGGTGGCGCTCGGCCGACGGCACGCCTTCCCGGCCGCGCGCCGCCGACCATAG
- a CDS encoding nucleoside deaminase, which yields MVVKDTELPYLRRCVELAAEALGAGDEPFGSVLVDAGGAVLAEDHNRVASGDRTRHPEFELARWSAAHMTPQERAAATVYTSGEHCPMCAAAHAWVGLGRIVYVASSEQLASWLAESGVPAPPVRTLPVNEVAPGVAVAGPVPELAEEVRELHRRFHRGRG from the coding sequence ATGGTCGTGAAGGACACCGAGCTGCCGTATCTGCGTCGCTGTGTGGAGCTGGCGGCCGAGGCGCTGGGGGCCGGTGACGAGCCGTTCGGCTCGGTCCTGGTGGACGCGGGCGGTGCGGTGCTCGCCGAGGACCACAACCGGGTGGCCTCCGGCGACCGCACGCGGCACCCCGAGTTCGAGCTGGCGCGCTGGTCCGCGGCGCACATGACCCCTCAGGAGCGGGCCGCCGCCACCGTGTACACCTCCGGCGAGCACTGCCCGATGTGCGCGGCCGCGCACGCCTGGGTGGGCCTCGGCCGCATCGTGTACGTCGCCTCGTCCGAGCAACTCGCCTCATGGCTGGCCGAGTCGGGCGTCCCCGCGCCTCCGGTGCGGACGCTGCCGGTCAACGAGGTGGCGCCCGGCGTGGCGGTGGCCGGACCCGTGCCTGAACTGGCCGAGGAGGTACGGGAGTTGCACCGGCGGTTCCACCGCGGGCGCGGCTGA
- a CDS encoding chaplin translates to MRRVTRNGVIAVAAASGAMAVTVPAYADSAAEGAAAGSPGLISGNTIQLPVHVPVNVCGNTVNVVGLLNPTVGNECANESGGGKRGGKPGGAGAESRGKDSPGVLSGNGVQLPVHLPVNVSGNTVSVVGAGNAATGNESVNTSGDRPDRSSTRPAPRPAAPDAPPKAVPPAPRAPVAALADTGSDGTLPAVAGSAALMLGGAVLYRRFRAKAAH, encoded by the coding sequence ATGAGACGGGTTACCCGAAACGGTGTGATCGCCGTCGCCGCCGCGTCCGGCGCGATGGCAGTGACAGTGCCCGCGTACGCCGACTCCGCGGCCGAGGGTGCCGCGGCCGGCTCGCCCGGGTTGATCTCCGGCAACACCATCCAGCTCCCGGTGCACGTGCCGGTGAACGTGTGCGGGAACACCGTGAACGTGGTGGGGCTCCTCAATCCGACGGTGGGCAACGAGTGCGCCAACGAGAGCGGGGGCGGGAAGCGGGGCGGCAAGCCCGGCGGAGCCGGCGCGGAGAGCCGCGGAAAGGATTCGCCGGGTGTGCTGTCCGGCAACGGTGTCCAGCTCCCGGTCCACCTCCCGGTGAACGTCAGCGGCAACACCGTGAGCGTGGTCGGCGCCGGCAACGCGGCCACCGGCAACGAGTCCGTCAACACCTCCGGCGACCGGCCCGACCGCTCCTCGACGCGGCCGGCCCCCAGGCCGGCCGCGCCTGACGCTCCCCCCAAGGCGGTCCCGCCCGCTCCACGGGCCCCCGTGGCAGCCCTCGCCGACACGGGATCCGACGGGACGCTCCCCGCGGTTGCGGGCAGCGCCGCTCTGATGCTGGGCGGAGCCGTCCTGTACCGGCGTTTCCGCGCCAAGGCGGCTCACTGA
- a CDS encoding alpha/beta hydrolase translates to MLAKLTTRLKLRRSTLTGAVGLAVLAAGLPAVAVRDTESDLTRFYRQKVVWTKCDSKSMPKDLQCGKVTVPLDYAKPKSGTLELALARYRATGKSRGSVVLNFGGPGIPGIPELAFGGDDFMELTDGYDVVSFDPRGVGRSSPVSCGDGSDEASEAMGTGTDLTDDPRAVLKQLKEAAAQCAKHSGPVLPNIGTVNASRDLDVIRQAVGDKKLNYLGFSYGTRLGAVYAAQFPDKVGRLVLDGVDTLTEPLTEQAVVGAEGQQTALDAFVAWCAEDDVACPLGTDSRTAREHVVTLVDSLDEDPVPTDFGDSFTGQDLVAALSQALYSENMWPTLERAIASLVEDGDARGLLALTGGGMARDDDGALADEEDVPFDNLPAALMAINCADDPDRPTADWITKNLDRLRTEYEEASPVFGEYRLTEVLMCYGRPKGTDYIRKKVRDVDTPKMLLVGTRGDPATPYWWTTETAKRLGSSAVVLDNRGEGHTGYASSKCVHKKVDDFLLYGSLPASGSSCGSDDDD, encoded by the coding sequence ATGCTGGCCAAGCTGACGACGCGCCTCAAACTCCGGCGCTCCACGCTCACCGGCGCGGTCGGGCTGGCCGTGCTGGCGGCCGGGCTGCCGGCGGTGGCCGTACGTGACACCGAGTCCGACCTGACGCGGTTCTACCGGCAGAAGGTCGTGTGGACGAAGTGCGACAGCAAGTCGATGCCGAAGGACCTCCAGTGCGGCAAGGTCACCGTCCCCCTCGACTATGCGAAGCCGAAGTCGGGCACGCTCGAGCTGGCCCTCGCCCGCTACCGGGCCACCGGCAAGTCGCGCGGCTCGGTGGTGCTGAACTTCGGCGGCCCCGGGATCCCCGGGATCCCCGAACTCGCCTTCGGCGGCGACGACTTCATGGAGCTGACCGACGGCTACGACGTGGTCTCCTTCGACCCGCGCGGCGTCGGCAGATCCTCCCCGGTCAGCTGCGGCGACGGCTCCGACGAGGCCTCGGAGGCGATGGGCACGGGCACGGACCTCACCGACGACCCGCGGGCCGTCCTCAAGCAGTTGAAGGAGGCGGCCGCCCAGTGCGCGAAGCACTCCGGACCCGTGCTTCCCAACATAGGAACCGTGAACGCCTCCCGCGACCTGGACGTCATACGCCAGGCCGTCGGTGACAAGAAGCTCAACTACCTCGGCTTCTCGTACGGCACCCGGCTCGGCGCCGTGTACGCGGCGCAGTTCCCGGACAAGGTCGGCCGGCTGGTGCTCGACGGCGTGGACACGCTCACGGAGCCGCTGACCGAGCAGGCGGTCGTGGGCGCGGAGGGGCAGCAGACCGCGCTGGACGCCTTCGTCGCGTGGTGCGCCGAGGACGACGTCGCCTGTCCGCTCGGGACCGACTCCCGCACCGCCCGGGAACACGTCGTGACCCTCGTCGATTCGCTCGACGAGGATCCGGTGCCGACCGACTTCGGCGACTCCTTCACTGGGCAGGACCTCGTCGCCGCCCTCAGCCAGGCCCTGTACAGCGAGAACATGTGGCCCACGCTGGAACGTGCCATCGCCTCGCTCGTCGAGGACGGCGACGCCCGGGGCCTGCTCGCCCTCACCGGCGGCGGCATGGCACGGGACGACGACGGCGCCCTCGCGGACGAGGAGGACGTCCCCTTCGACAACCTGCCGGCCGCGTTGATGGCGATCAACTGCGCCGACGACCCCGACCGCCCGACGGCCGACTGGATCACGAAGAACCTCGACCGGCTGCGCACCGAGTACGAGGAGGCATCCCCCGTCTTCGGCGAGTACCGCCTCACGGAGGTACTCATGTGTTACGGCCGCCCCAAGGGCACCGACTACATCCGCAAGAAGGTGCGGGACGTCGACACCCCGAAGATGCTCCTCGTGGGCACCCGCGGCGACCCGGCGACGCCGTACTGGTGGACCACGGAGACGGCGAAGCGGCTGGGCTCCTCGGCCGTGGTGCTCGACAACAGGGGCGAGGGCCACACCGGTTACGCCTCCTCGAAGTGCGTGCACAAGAAGGTCGACGACTTCCTGCTCTACGGCTCCCTGCCCGCGAGCGGCAGCTCCTGCGGCTCGGATGACGACGACTGA
- a CDS encoding chemotaxis protein produces the protein MEHALSPATLTELRRPRPYPAVSVLTPTHRREPEKAQDPVRLRNVVAAAKKQLESDPAVSRDRRADVERQLDQALAEVDLTHAEDGLVIFAAPGEHQVWSLARPVPERVVLADTFLTRNLVSAQAAERPFWVLSVSTDHVTLWSGGTDRVTEVRAGGFPLTRSFDNFDAERQERIGDLPSTFRDEGTRHFLRDADTAMSAVLKDDARPLYITGEQAALSALDEIGTVTKDAVHVPHGGLAHGTHEAVWQAVRPIVAAQDRKSTDEVARELVSARGRRAFAAGLDEVWQNAREARVRLLAVEENYRATVRDDGDHLVPAESGDLDAREDIVDEIVEQCLETGAEVRFVPDGTLRDAHGIAGVLRY, from the coding sequence ATGGAGCACGCACTCAGCCCCGCGACCCTCACCGAGCTGCGCCGTCCGCGCCCTTATCCGGCGGTGTCCGTGCTGACGCCGACGCACCGCCGTGAGCCGGAGAAGGCCCAGGACCCCGTACGGCTGCGCAATGTCGTGGCCGCGGCCAAGAAGCAGCTGGAGTCCGATCCCGCGGTCAGCCGGGACCGGCGTGCCGACGTCGAACGACAGCTCGACCAGGCCCTCGCCGAGGTCGACCTCACGCATGCCGAGGACGGTCTGGTGATCTTCGCCGCGCCGGGTGAGCACCAGGTGTGGTCGCTCGCCCGTCCGGTGCCCGAGCGGGTGGTGCTGGCCGACACCTTCCTGACCCGGAACCTCGTCTCGGCGCAGGCGGCCGAGCGGCCGTTCTGGGTGCTGTCGGTCTCCACCGACCACGTCACACTGTGGAGCGGCGGCACGGACCGGGTCACCGAGGTCCGCGCCGGCGGTTTCCCGCTGACCCGGTCCTTCGACAACTTCGACGCCGAGCGGCAGGAGCGGATCGGGGATCTGCCGAGCACCTTCCGCGACGAGGGCACCCGCCACTTCCTGCGCGACGCCGACACCGCGATGAGCGCGGTCCTCAAGGACGACGCTCGCCCGCTGTACATCACCGGCGAGCAGGCAGCACTGTCCGCGCTCGACGAGATCGGAACGGTCACCAAGGACGCGGTGCACGTCCCGCACGGCGGCCTCGCGCACGGCACACACGAAGCCGTCTGGCAGGCGGTCCGGCCGATCGTCGCCGCCCAGGACCGCAAGAGCACCGACGAAGTCGCCCGGGAACTCGTATCGGCGCGCGGGCGGCGGGCGTTCGCGGCCGGCCTCGACGAGGTCTGGCAGAACGCCCGCGAGGCACGGGTGCGGCTGCTCGCCGTCGAGGAGAACTACCGGGCGACGGTCCGCGACGACGGCGATCACCTGGTCCCGGCCGAGAGCGGCGACCTCGACGCCCGCGAGGACATCGTGGACGAGATCGTCGAGCAGTGCCTGGAGACCGGCGCCGAGGTCCGCTTCGTACCGGACGGCACGCTGCGGGACGCCCACGGGATCGCGGGCGTACTGCGCTACTGA
- a CDS encoding Gfo/Idh/MocA family protein: MGDLLGVAVLGAGHMGADHIRRLEYVVSGARVAAVADPDTARAKEAVAGIDGVAVHAETAAALDAPGVDAVLIASPGPAHEEALLAAFARGLPVLCEKPMVPDSTGALRVVEAEARLGRRLAQIGFMRRYDAEYRQLKSLLDGGRLGRPLMLHCTHRNVSSPPGFTSAMLINSSVSHEIDAARWLLGQELTAVTVLRPRSCADAPEGLLDPQFVLFETEHGALVDVEVFVNCGFGYQVRCEAVCERGSARIGEGHTMLVTADGGAREEVPQDYLVRFADAYDREVQAWVDATRQGRVTGPAAWDGYAASVVAEAGIRSLETGDRTTVALAPRPHLYAGH; encoded by the coding sequence GTGGGTGACCTGCTGGGCGTGGCGGTACTGGGTGCCGGGCACATGGGGGCCGACCACATACGTCGGCTCGAGTACGTGGTGAGCGGCGCGCGTGTCGCCGCCGTGGCCGACCCCGACACCGCGCGGGCCAAGGAGGCGGTGGCCGGGATCGACGGGGTCGCCGTGCATGCCGAGACGGCGGCCGCGCTCGATGCGCCCGGGGTCGACGCCGTACTGATCGCCTCGCCCGGCCCGGCACACGAGGAGGCGCTGCTCGCGGCGTTCGCGCGCGGCCTTCCGGTGCTGTGCGAGAAGCCCATGGTGCCGGACTCCACGGGCGCACTCCGCGTCGTGGAGGCGGAGGCACGACTCGGGCGGCGGCTGGCACAGATCGGGTTCATGCGGCGGTACGACGCCGAGTACCGGCAGCTCAAGTCGCTGCTGGACGGCGGGCGGTTGGGGCGTCCACTGATGCTGCACTGCACCCACCGCAATGTGTCCTCCCCGCCCGGCTTCACCTCCGCGATGCTGATCAACAGCTCTGTCTCGCACGAGATCGACGCCGCCCGCTGGCTCCTCGGCCAGGAGCTGACCGCGGTGACCGTGCTGCGTCCACGGTCCTGCGCCGACGCCCCCGAGGGGCTGCTGGACCCGCAGTTCGTGCTCTTCGAGACCGAGCACGGCGCCCTCGTCGACGTGGAGGTCTTCGTCAACTGCGGCTTCGGCTACCAGGTGCGCTGCGAGGCCGTCTGCGAGCGGGGCAGCGCCCGGATCGGCGAGGGGCACACCATGCTCGTCACCGCCGACGGCGGGGCCCGCGAAGAGGTCCCGCAGGACTACCTCGTACGGTTCGCCGATGCCTATGACCGCGAGGTGCAGGCCTGGGTCGACGCCACCCGGCAGGGCCGGGTCACCGGTCCCGCCGCCTGGGACGGCTATGCGGCCTCGGTGGTCGCCGAGGCCGGGATCCGGTCCCTGGAGACCGGCGACCGCACGACCGTGGCCCTCGCCCCACGCCCGCACCTGTACGCCGGCCACTGA